One genomic segment of bacterium includes these proteins:
- a CDS encoding carboxypeptidase-like regulatory domain-containing protein, giving the protein MMLRRCCIRFLVALAVLLTLRCSWDAPRDNPLDPALGGNISGRVLTRRATPIAAARISIPASGRVVETDSAGNFDLRELPAESAWVFVTAQGYAAESSRLALVKGEIDTMTTYLDGLPYLQNCRVTTHVYGRDWPPEPLKFCTLSAMAGDNDGEADVDSVMVQIPAVGYSQRLNYNPDEMMFTQTLYSTDLPGQSLDTLVGQSVRFCVVDMESTEAEVTLDGITRIMTDLPEPAFPSGGLDTLSQDTTFSWYRFDHGFGVTYHGELVRIVSGSPAGVAADFDAADTTWRFQSSLLDSGDYYWTIEAIDQFGNSSRSAEELFHAK; this is encoded by the coding sequence ATGATGCTCAGGCGCTGCTGCATCAGGTTTCTGGTCGCGCTCGCGGTGCTCTTGACGCTGCGCTGCTCATGGGACGCCCCTCGGGATAACCCGCTTGACCCGGCGCTGGGCGGCAACATCAGCGGCCGCGTGCTGACGCGACGCGCAACGCCCATAGCCGCAGCCAGAATCAGCATCCCGGCAAGCGGGCGCGTCGTCGAGACCGACTCCGCCGGCAATTTCGATTTGCGGGAACTGCCGGCAGAGAGCGCGTGGGTCTTCGTTACCGCCCAAGGGTATGCGGCTGAGTCCTCACGCCTCGCGTTGGTGAAGGGTGAAATCGACACCATGACCACGTACCTGGATGGCCTGCCATACCTCCAGAATTGCCGGGTGACGACCCATGTCTACGGCCGGGACTGGCCGCCGGAGCCGCTCAAGTTCTGCACGCTGTCAGCGATGGCCGGGGACAATGACGGAGAGGCGGATGTCGACTCGGTCATGGTTCAGATACCGGCCGTCGGTTACTCCCAGCGGCTGAACTACAACCCGGACGAGATGATGTTCACCCAGACTCTCTATTCCACCGACCTGCCCGGGCAGAGCCTCGACACGTTGGTGGGACAAAGCGTGCGGTTCTGCGTGGTTGACATGGAATCCACGGAAGCTGAGGTGACGTTGGACGGAATCACTCGCATCATGACCGACCTGCCGGAACCGGCGTTCCCATCCGGTGGCCTGGATACACTGTCGCAGGACACCACCTTTTCCTGGTACCGGTTCGACCACGGCTTTGGTGTGACCTACCACGGTGAATTGGTCCGGATTGTGAGCGGCAGTCCGGCCGGCGTTGCCGCGGATTTCGACGCCGCCGACACCACCTGGCGTTTTCAGTCTTCGCTGCTCGATTCCGGCGACTACTACTGGACCATTGAGGCCATCGACCAGTTCGGCAACTCATCACGTTCAGCCGAGGAGCTATTCCATGCCAAGTGA
- a CDS encoding serine/threonine-protein kinase, protein MKRAERYEVLETIQEGMVAMTYKAKDRVLDRNVLLKVLHPRLTADTDLVQRFRREALLQARLKHPGIVTVYDFGTDDDFYIASEFIEGRTLDALLAEKGHLTLAELTPIVLAVARALAYAHGQDVIHRDLKPANIMISDTGEVKLTDFGLACARDFGELTQEGCVIGTPSYMSPEQARGQRVDAATDIFALGIVIYQSLSRLNPFAASNYADALSLVLNHQPRPLAELVGGLPAGLSDLVTRMLAKDATTRPHTADELVRLLNASDGQRQASSIRRRTPSRSGVWLAACGLLIAAVAVSLVVAHSRHAGDRSTGEGTSLVADTSYGRIAGSRDSSGPVTETRILDSSTTRRLSGQPPVSGMPSTELGTTDVGIATPNSQLSPPAECRLRITVTPWADVAIDGKSLGATPLSTEPVLPQGRHVVTLLNPYYPEVSRTLLMDQPSCTLAVNLDREVANVDISVTPWAVVAIDGRIVDTTPMDHPIRVSLGSHDVTLTHPELGIKHEVIRTDSARAYRFSYDMAAR, encoded by the coding sequence ATGAAGCGCGCTGAGCGGTACGAGGTGCTGGAGACCATCCAGGAAGGGATGGTCGCCATGACCTACAAGGCCAAGGACCGAGTGTTGGACCGGAACGTCCTGCTCAAGGTACTCCACCCGCGGCTGACTGCGGATACGGACCTGGTACAGCGGTTCCGGCGAGAAGCCTTGCTGCAGGCGAGGCTGAAGCACCCGGGCATCGTGACCGTCTACGACTTCGGCACCGACGACGACTTTTACATCGCCTCGGAGTTCATCGAAGGCCGGACCCTCGACGCACTGCTGGCAGAGAAGGGGCATCTGACGCTTGCCGAACTTACGCCCATCGTGCTGGCAGTGGCGCGGGCGCTTGCTTACGCCCACGGGCAAGACGTGATTCACCGTGACCTCAAGCCGGCAAACATCATGATCTCGGACACCGGCGAAGTGAAACTCACCGACTTCGGGCTTGCCTGCGCGCGTGACTTCGGCGAACTCACACAAGAAGGATGCGTCATCGGCACACCATCCTATATGTCGCCGGAGCAGGCCCGGGGCCAGAGAGTGGACGCGGCGACCGACATCTTCGCCCTCGGTATTGTCATCTACCAATCGCTGAGCAGACTCAACCCATTTGCCGCCTCAAACTATGCCGACGCGCTGAGCCTGGTGCTTAACCACCAGCCTCGCCCTTTGGCGGAACTCGTGGGCGGCCTGCCGGCCGGGCTGAGCGACCTCGTGACACGGATGCTGGCCAAGGATGCAACAACGCGCCCGCATACCGCCGACGAGTTGGTGCGGCTGCTAAACGCATCCGACGGCCAACGTCAGGCCTCGAGCATAAGGCGTAGGACGCCAAGCCGCAGTGGCGTGTGGCTGGCGGCGTGCGGTCTACTGATCGCCGCCGTAGCCGTGTCGCTGGTTGTTGCCCATTCACGTCATGCAGGCGACAGGTCTACAGGAGAAGGGACATCTCTGGTCGCGGACACCTCGTACGGCAGGATTGCAGGTTCGCGGGATTCAAGTGGTCCAGTGACCGAGACTCGGATACTCGACTCCTCAACCACTCGCCGTCTGTCTGGTCAGCCCCCTGTCTCGGGAATGCCGAGTACCGAACTCGGGACCACTGACGTCGGAATTGCCACTCCGAACAGCCAACTCTCTCCGCCGGCTGAATGCCGGCTGCGGATTACAGTGACGCCTTGGGCTGACGTGGCAATTGACGGCAAGTCCTTGGGAGCTACACCGCTGTCGACCGAACCGGTGTTACCCCAGGGCCGGCATGTGGTCACACTGCTCAACCCCTACTATCCTGAGGTGAGCCGGACGCTCCTGATGGACCAGCCGTCCTGCACGCTCGCGGTCAATTTGGACCGCGAGGTGGCAAATGTGGATATCAGTGTCACGCCGTGGGCAGTGGTCGCGATCGACGGCAGGATAGTCGACACGACGCCCATGGACCACCCAATACGAGTGAGCCTGGGCAGTCACGATGTCACACTCACACATCCGGAATTGGGCATCAAACACGAGGTCATAAGAACCGATTCGGCTCGCGCCTATCGGTTCAGCTATGACATGGCCGCAAGGTAG
- a CDS encoding DUF134 domain-containing protein: MPRPTYCRKVAGKPGACVFKPAGVPACRLKWLNLTLDEFEAVRLADLDGLHQEEAAARMKISRQTFGRIVENARHKVAQALSSGMALSIDGGVVCTPADRCRKCDRRKRGMGCHLREKA; encoded by the coding sequence ATGCCACGTCCCACGTACTGTCGGAAAGTAGCCGGCAAGCCCGGTGCCTGCGTGTTCAAGCCCGCCGGGGTGCCCGCGTGCCGGCTCAAATGGCTGAACCTGACGCTGGACGAGTTCGAGGCCGTGCGCCTGGCCGACCTGGATGGTCTGCACCAGGAAGAGGCGGCGGCCAGGATGAAGATCTCCCGCCAGACTTTCGGGCGCATCGTCGAGAACGCGCGCCACAAGGTCGCGCAGGCGCTCAGTTCGGGCATGGCACTGAGCATCGACGGCGGCGTGGTCTGCACTCCCGCGGACCGGTGCCGCAAGTGCGACCGGAGGAAACGGGGAATGGGCTGCCACCTGAGAGAGAAAGCATGA
- a CDS encoding sigma-54-dependent Fis family transcriptional regulator produces the protein MPSETYEALFRVSQLFNSIMDPDVLFGQVLDEALRTMNAERGLLLLADEKTGGLAVRAARHIDGPVEKELSGVSRTVLDEVVANREAKVFVDAPGAFPGAQSLIIGQVRSVAVAPLVSRERVVGAIYVDSRTDRNVFSDSALAFLRPFANIAALAIENARLCSGLAEETGRLRSALGDWRQFPEIVGRSPAMQAVYEMMARVIPTDAPVLITGETGTGKELVARAIHYSGPRKKAAFVPVNCGAIPENLLESELFGHRKGSFTGAVTDKQGLFEAASGGTLFLDEVSDMPLPLQPKLLRALQSGEVRRVGDTENQHVDVRVMSATNRNLGLMAHEGKFREDLYYRLNVIPIELPPLRQRRDDIPLLASHFLTTSAARQNKHVTGITAPALDKLVNFTWPGNIRQLENAIERAVVLSSGERLTEQDIMLPASSETNRAIEGTAAEIEKRVVLDRLKAFNGNRTRTAASLGISRRTLLNKLAEWKHEDESGR, from the coding sequence ATGCCAAGTGAAACATACGAAGCCCTTTTTCGCGTCAGTCAGTTGTTCAATTCCATCATGGACCCGGACGTGCTGTTCGGTCAGGTACTGGATGAAGCCCTGAGGACCATGAACGCCGAGCGCGGGCTCTTGCTTCTGGCCGACGAGAAGACCGGTGGCCTTGCCGTACGTGCGGCCCGGCATATCGACGGCCCGGTGGAGAAAGAGCTAAGCGGCGTGTCGAGGACCGTGCTCGACGAAGTCGTGGCCAACCGCGAGGCAAAGGTGTTCGTGGACGCACCCGGCGCATTCCCCGGCGCGCAAAGCCTCATCATCGGCCAGGTGCGGTCGGTCGCGGTGGCACCGCTGGTAAGCCGGGAGAGAGTGGTCGGGGCCATCTACGTGGACAGCCGCACCGACCGCAACGTGTTCAGTGACTCGGCGCTTGCTTTCCTGCGCCCCTTCGCCAACATTGCGGCGCTGGCCATCGAGAACGCCCGGCTCTGCTCGGGGCTGGCCGAGGAGACCGGCCGGTTGCGCTCGGCCCTGGGCGACTGGCGCCAGTTTCCAGAGATAGTCGGCCGGAGCCCGGCGATGCAGGCGGTCTACGAGATGATGGCGCGGGTAATCCCGACCGATGCGCCGGTGCTCATCACCGGTGAGACCGGCACAGGTAAGGAACTCGTCGCCCGGGCGATTCACTACTCCGGGCCACGCAAGAAGGCGGCGTTCGTCCCGGTGAACTGCGGTGCCATTCCTGAAAACCTGCTCGAATCCGAGCTCTTCGGCCACCGAAAGGGCTCGTTCACCGGCGCGGTGACCGACAAGCAGGGGCTGTTCGAGGCAGCGAGCGGGGGCACGCTGTTCCTCGACGAGGTATCGGACATGCCGCTGCCGCTTCAACCCAAACTCCTGCGGGCGCTTCAGAGCGGCGAAGTACGCAGAGTCGGCGACACCGAGAACCAGCACGTGGACGTGCGCGTGATGAGCGCCACCAACCGCAACCTCGGACTGATGGCGCATGAGGGGAAGTTCCGCGAGGACCTTTACTACAGGCTGAACGTGATTCCCATCGAACTGCCGCCCCTACGCCAGCGCCGGGATGATATCCCGCTCCTGGCCAGCCACTTCCTCACTACCAGCGCTGCCCGACAAAACAAACACGTGACCGGTATCACCGCCCCGGCGCTTGACAAGCTGGTGAACTTCACCTGGCCGGGAAACATCCGACAACTGGAGAACGCCATCGAACGAGCGGTAGTACTCTCCTCCGGCGAAAGGCTCACCGAACAGGACATCATGCTGCCTGCGTCGTCCGAAACGAACAGGGCGATTGAGGGCACCGCCGCCGAAATCGAGAAGCGAGTTGTTCTCGATCGGCTCAAGGCGTTCAATGGCAACCGGACCCGGACGGCCGCAAGCCTGGGGATATCCCGCCGGACGCTCCTCAACAAGCTGGCCGAGTGGAAGCACGAAGACGAAAGCGGACGCTAG
- a CDS encoding PLP-dependent aspartate aminotransferase family protein: MTNASKQSFSTRLIHAGVSEDEHGSVVPPIYQTSTFAFRSAEQGARRFSGESAGYIYTRLGNPTVRAFEDAIAALEVGVGAVATSSGMAAVTTALLALLRSGDHVVSTASVYGPSRVLMEEHLSRFGLESAFVDTSDIGVVRSALRPETRVIYVETPSNPMMQVTDLRAVAALAHANDASLVVDSTFASPYLQRPLELGADVVLHSVTKFINGHADVVGGVLAARDPGLVASLRKTMTLTGCCMDPHQAFLAHRGLKTLALRIERAQSNAFDIARWLEGRPEVAWVRYLGLVSHPQHDLVRRQMKGPGTMISFELRGGIEAGRRLMNRVKLATLAVSLGGVETLIEHPASMTHACVPEEDRRAAGISDGLVRYSVGIEDVRDLIADLEQALVGSEPRSLPHHQETEPAIVTTDLAKE, from the coding sequence ATGACGAACGCAAGTAAGCAGAGTTTCAGCACCCGGCTCATTCACGCCGGGGTTTCCGAGGACGAGCACGGCAGCGTCGTGCCGCCTATCTATCAGACATCGACATTCGCTTTCCGGAGCGCCGAACAGGGCGCGCGCCGCTTCTCCGGTGAGTCAGCCGGCTACATCTACACGCGGCTCGGCAATCCTACCGTGCGGGCCTTCGAAGATGCCATTGCCGCGCTGGAAGTCGGCGTCGGTGCGGTCGCGACCAGTTCCGGGATGGCTGCGGTCACAACCGCTCTCCTGGCGTTGCTTCGATCTGGAGACCATGTGGTCAGCACCGCTTCGGTATATGGTCCGTCCCGTGTGTTAATGGAGGAGCACCTGTCCCGATTCGGCCTCGAATCGGCGTTCGTCGACACCTCGGATATCGGCGTGGTCAGAAGCGCGCTCCGACCGGAGACGAGGGTGATCTACGTCGAGACGCCCTCGAACCCGATGATGCAGGTCACCGATTTGCGGGCCGTGGCAGCGCTGGCGCACGCCAACGATGCGTCGCTTGTTGTCGACAGCACTTTCGCGTCCCCGTATCTCCAGCGGCCGCTCGAACTCGGTGCCGACGTCGTCCTTCACTCGGTAACGAAGTTCATCAACGGTCATGCCGACGTCGTTGGCGGAGTCCTGGCTGCGCGCGACCCCGGTCTGGTCGCATCTCTCCGCAAGACGATGACGCTCACGGGCTGCTGCATGGACCCGCACCAGGCGTTCCTGGCGCATCGCGGTCTCAAGACGCTGGCGCTGCGCATCGAGCGGGCGCAGTCGAACGCTTTCGACATCGCCCGCTGGCTGGAAGGGCGTCCTGAGGTTGCCTGGGTCCGTTACCTTGGGCTTGTCAGCCACCCGCAGCACGACCTTGTCCGCCGCCAGATGAAAGGTCCCGGGACGATGATCAGCTTCGAGTTGCGCGGCGGCATCGAGGCGGGCCGGCGGCTGATGAACCGTGTGAAACTCGCGACCTTGGCCGTGTCGCTCGGCGGTGTGGAGACGCTCATCGAGCACCCGGCTTCGATGACCCACGCCTGCGTGCCCGAGGAAGATCGGCGCGCCGCGGGCATCAGCGACGGACTGGTTCGCTACTCAGTCGGAATCGAGGACGTCCGCGACCTCATCGCCGACCTCGAGCAGGCTCTAGTCGGTTCGGAGCCGCGCTCGTTGCCGCATCATCAAGAAACCGAACCCGCAATAGTTACCACTGACCTGGCTAAGGAGTGA
- a CDS encoding phosphodiester glycosidase family protein gives MLRTLHRRTRPFLLHWAAALSLAICAGHAADVWHVLKPGLELASFPAGESSPAGDEVVTVLRVDPSLWDMEILCASQRKDRQKLTTREWCEQESMVAAINAGMYARDASTHVGFLAMDGLRCGRANRYQSVAAFGPRSGDKPGFRMFDLDSGASIKTIRKDYRYVVQNLRLIRRPGDNRWSDQTKIWSEAALGEDDQGRALLIFCRSPYSMHDFDQILLSLPLGLVCAQHLDGGPVAQMYVAAGGREVELVGSYETRMHESDANQTAWPIPNVIGVRPKPK, from the coding sequence GTGCTGAGGACATTGCATCGTCGTACTCGGCCCTTCCTTCTTCACTGGGCCGCGGCCTTGTCGCTGGCCATCTGCGCAGGACACGCCGCGGATGTTTGGCACGTACTCAAGCCGGGACTGGAGCTGGCATCTTTCCCGGCCGGTGAGTCGAGCCCGGCCGGCGACGAGGTAGTTACCGTGCTTCGAGTTGACCCGTCGTTGTGGGACATGGAGATACTGTGCGCCAGTCAGCGGAAGGACCGGCAGAAGCTGACAACAAGGGAGTGGTGTGAGCAGGAAAGCATGGTGGCCGCCATCAACGCCGGGATGTACGCGCGGGACGCTTCCACTCACGTCGGCTTCCTCGCGATGGACGGTCTGCGCTGCGGCAGGGCTAACCGATACCAGTCGGTCGCCGCCTTCGGGCCTCGCTCGGGCGATAAGCCGGGCTTCAGAATGTTCGACCTGGACTCGGGCGCAAGCATCAAGACGATCCGCAAGGACTACCGCTACGTTGTGCAGAACCTCAGGCTGATTCGGCGGCCGGGCGATAACCGCTGGTCAGACCAGACTAAGATTTGGAGCGAAGCCGCGCTCGGTGAGGACGATCAGGGCCGGGCACTGCTCATCTTCTGCCGCTCGCCGTACAGCATGCACGACTTCGACCAGATACTCCTTTCCCTGCCGCTCGGGCTGGTCTGCGCGCAACATCTGGACGGCGGGCCGGTAGCCCAGATGTACGTAGCCGCCGGCGGCCGCGAGGTCGAACTGGTCGGCAGCTATGAAACAAGGATGCATGAGTCCGACGCGAACCAGACCGCCTGGCCGATACCGAATGTGATCGGCGTGAGACCGAAGCCAAAGTAG
- a CDS encoding tetratricopeptide repeat protein: MRNAKPYCGLMLGLMVLAGMRAVRAEPAAGSVVQGAPAFDTSDYEWIPQFSEAIARNPHDTEAYLSRGRAYYFEGKYDLALQDFSRVLELNPNDTRAHRSRGKVYHAEGDDDRAIQDYTQALRQDPNDSTAYTDRGAAYLENGEYDLAIQDYSQSLKLNPGDAYSFGRRGAAYHDKGEDNLAVEDYSRALRLDSTYAGAYTGRGYAYLAKGEYELAIRDYTQALKLSPYSAYPCIGRGQACLDQGKCDLALRDFSQALQLSPNDPASYYNLGIAHEARSEYERAVQDFSQALKLNQDFAYAYVDRGNAYRAAGEDDPAIQDYTQALKLDSTCISAYDGRANAHRDRGEHDLAAQDGSRAMELDSTLLHRGRGSVFENKGKYDRAIAIYTQVLKRDSTCVSAFDGRGTIYHAKGEDELAIKDYTQALKLSPKDVSLWYDRGVAHKAEGEFALAIRDYSQVLALTPSAGNAYCGRAAAYYGKREYRKAIQDYTEALKGSSIDSAAVYYNRGLVYDAIVAFDSALIDYSQALKLNPNNASAYEERGFIYDYHKHDYKLAVQDYSRALKLNPNWAQAYSDRGLAHQHNGENDLAIQDYNSALRLDSSDFMVYRDRGLAHHDKGENDLAIRDYTKALKLRPDYAFDICNNRGVAYEAEGEHELAIQDYDQVLKQDSNNADACNNRGLAYLGKGEYEPAIKDFSLALKLDSSLVVTNYHMARACELAGHVADAIAGYEHFLAIAPPADSELTAKARATIQELKKR; encoded by the coding sequence GTGAGAAACGCAAAGCCGTACTGCGGTCTGATGCTCGGACTCATGGTTCTTGCCGGCATGCGCGCAGTCCGAGCCGAGCCGGCAGCGGGCTCAGTAGTGCAAGGTGCCCCTGCTTTCGACACGAGCGACTACGAGTGGATTCCGCAGTTCAGCGAGGCAATCGCACGCAACCCGCATGATACCGAGGCCTACCTCAGCCGCGGACGGGCATACTACTTCGAAGGCAAGTACGACCTCGCCCTTCAGGACTTCAGCCGAGTTCTGGAGCTGAATCCAAATGACACTCGCGCCCACCGCAGCCGCGGAAAGGTCTATCATGCCGAAGGCGACGACGACCGTGCTATCCAGGACTACACCCAGGCACTCAGGCAGGACCCGAATGACTCGACCGCCTACACCGACCGCGGAGCCGCCTATCTGGAGAATGGTGAGTACGATCTGGCGATTCAGGACTACTCGCAGTCGCTCAAGCTGAATCCGGGTGACGCCTACTCTTTCGGCAGGCGCGGAGCCGCCTATCATGACAAGGGCGAGGACAACCTGGCTGTTGAGGACTATTCGCGGGCCCTGAGGTTGGATTCCACCTATGCCGGCGCCTACACGGGCCGTGGGTACGCCTATCTGGCCAAAGGCGAGTATGAGCTGGCAATCCGGGACTACACGCAGGCGCTCAAGCTTAGCCCCTATTCCGCCTATCCCTGCATCGGCCGCGGGCAGGCATGCCTGGACCAGGGCAAGTGCGACCTTGCGCTCCGGGACTTCAGTCAGGCGCTCCAGTTGAGTCCGAATGACCCCGCATCCTACTACAACCTGGGCATCGCTCATGAGGCCAGGAGCGAGTACGAACGAGCCGTTCAGGATTTCAGTCAAGCGCTCAAGCTGAATCAGGACTTTGCCTACGCCTACGTCGATCGCGGGAACGCATACCGCGCTGCAGGCGAGGACGACCCGGCCATCCAGGATTACACCCAGGCGCTCAAGCTGGATTCCACCTGCATCAGCGCCTACGACGGCCGGGCGAACGCGCACCGTGACCGAGGCGAGCACGACCTGGCCGCTCAGGACGGCAGCCGCGCGATGGAGCTCGATTCGACTCTCTTGCACCGCGGTCGTGGAAGTGTCTTTGAGAACAAGGGAAAGTATGACCGGGCCATTGCAATCTACACCCAGGTCCTGAAGCGGGACTCGACCTGCGTCAGCGCCTTCGACGGCCGCGGAACCATCTACCATGCCAAAGGCGAGGACGAGCTGGCCATCAAAGACTACACGCAGGCGCTCAAGCTGAGTCCGAAAGACGTCTCCTTGTGGTACGACCGCGGAGTCGCCCACAAAGCCGAGGGCGAGTTCGCACTCGCAATACGGGACTACAGCCAGGTGCTGGCGCTCACGCCGTCTGCCGGGAACGCCTATTGCGGCCGCGCGGCCGCCTACTATGGCAAACGCGAGTATCGGAAGGCGATTCAGGACTACACCGAGGCGTTAAAGGGATCTTCAATCGACAGCGCCGCCGTGTACTACAACCGTGGACTGGTTTACGATGCCATAGTTGCGTTCGACTCGGCCCTTATCGACTACAGCCAGGCACTCAAGCTGAATCCGAACAACGCCAGTGCCTACGAGGAGCGCGGGTTCATCTACGACTACCACAAGCACGATTACAAGCTGGCGGTCCAGGACTACAGCCGGGCGCTCAAACTGAATCCGAATTGGGCCCAGGCCTACAGCGACCGTGGGCTGGCCCACCAGCACAACGGGGAAAACGACCTGGCCATCCAGGACTACAACAGCGCGCTCAGGCTGGATTCAAGTGACTTCATGGTCTACCGCGACCGCGGGCTCGCCCATCATGACAAAGGCGAGAACGACCTGGCCATTCGGGACTACACCAAGGCGCTGAAACTGCGCCCGGACTACGCCTTTGACATCTGCAACAATCGCGGGGTCGCGTACGAGGCCGAAGGCGAGCACGAGCTTGCCATCCAGGACTACGACCAGGTGCTCAAGCAGGATTCGAACAACGCCGACGCCTGCAACAACCGCGGGCTCGCCTACCTGGGGAAAGGTGAGTACGAACCGGCCATCAAGGACTTCAGCCTGGCGCTGAAACTGGACTCGAGCCTGGTCGTGACCAACTATCACATGGCCAGGGCTTGTGAACTTGCCGGGCACGTCGCTGACGCGATTGCCGGCTATGAGCATTTCCTCGCCATCGCGCCACCGGCGGATAGTGAACTTACAGCCAAGGCGCGAGCGACGATTCAGGAGTTGAAGAAGCGATGA
- a CDS encoding kelch repeat-containing protein translates to MIGLLVLVLTQNWQQCAPMPTPGFRFASAAVGSRIYAIGGLIVAPDSSRQATEAYDVPADSWLRGLAPMPGPKWDAGCAELDGKVYVIGGTDGHSDLSRVDRYAPSSNTWDTVAPLPWPRSALAGCAYGGCIYAIGGHSGATYERTVARFTPDSGAGRWDVVESLWTPRTSPAAAVAAGKMCAVGGKYYSSDLSSFETYHPGMGWSPSAVQMHHSRSGGAAVGWGPWLCAIGGQSRGRPMSSVEIVNADSGPWRDTTSLSVERAFCGAAVADGFVVVMGGQDLYGATEASVEKNNSIFPPGIEEPETRTPVKTALRWATVASKRVRITCRSAAIYDGSGHRVFAGSGPVDAQFAPGVYFARVTDENGRPASGRITVVR, encoded by the coding sequence ATGATAGGCCTTCTTGTGCTGGTCCTGACGCAGAACTGGCAGCAGTGCGCGCCGATGCCCACCCCGGGCTTCAGATTCGCCAGCGCCGCGGTAGGCTCGCGGATATACGCCATCGGTGGGCTGATTGTGGCCCCCGACTCGTCTCGGCAGGCGACCGAAGCCTACGACGTGCCGGCCGACTCTTGGCTCCGCGGCCTTGCCCCAATGCCCGGTCCAAAATGGGACGCCGGCTGTGCTGAACTCGACGGCAAGGTCTATGTCATCGGTGGTACGGACGGGCATTCCGACCTGAGCCGGGTTGACCGGTACGCCCCATCCTCCAACACGTGGGACACTGTGGCGCCTCTACCATGGCCGCGTTCCGCTCTAGCCGGCTGCGCATACGGAGGTTGCATATACGCGATTGGCGGGCACTCGGGGGCAACCTACGAACGCACGGTCGCCCGGTTCACGCCTGACTCCGGTGCGGGACGCTGGGACGTAGTCGAGTCCTTGTGGACTCCGCGCACGAGCCCGGCGGCCGCCGTGGCTGCAGGCAAGATGTGCGCGGTGGGCGGCAAGTATTACAGTAGCGACCTGTCCAGCTTCGAGACGTATCATCCTGGCATGGGATGGTCGCCGTCCGCCGTCCAGATGCACCACTCGCGCAGTGGCGGGGCAGCGGTTGGTTGGGGCCCGTGGTTGTGCGCGATCGGCGGCCAAAGCCGTGGCCGGCCGATGAGCTCGGTGGAAATCGTCAACGCAGACAGCGGCCCCTGGAGGGACACAACGTCACTGTCGGTGGAGCGCGCCTTCTGCGGGGCAGCGGTCGCGGACGGTTTTGTGGTGGTCATGGGTGGCCAGGACTTGTACGGGGCTACCGAAGCCTCGGTCGAGAAAAACAACTCGATCTTCCCGCCCGGCATCGAGGAACCGGAAACCCGGACGCCGGTGAAGACCGCGCTGCGCTGGGCCACGGTTGCGTCGAAACGTGTCCGCATCACCTGCCGCAGCGCCGCGATCTACGATGGCTCCGGCCATCGCGTCTTCGCGGGCTCGGGCCCAGTCGATGCTCAGTTCGCGCCCGGGGTGTACTTCGCGCGCGTGACGGATGAGAACGGCCGGCCCGCTTCGGGCAGGATCACCGTCGTCCGATGA
- a CDS encoding Mrp/NBP35 family ATP-binding protein codes for MPDAPEQPSSSAQPSPIHNSLLVFSGKGGVGKTTVAVNLALGLALEGKRVGLLDVDIHGPNAAHMLGADGLAVTVTNGRLVPPTGAGGVKVMSMAYLLPDTDAPVVWRGPVKGNAIRQFIREIDWGELDWLVVDSPPGTGDEPLSVAQLLPGTYGIIVTTPQAVALMDARKAVAFARLLKVRLLGIIENMSGLVCPHCGKEIELFPVGAAEKLARELLVPFLGRIPLDPRMVTGGDTGRPILSEDDKSEPARAFRAVVGRILAAADKPGVA; via the coding sequence ATGCCTGACGCGCCCGAGCAACCGTCGTCGTCGGCCCAGCCGTCGCCCATCCACAACTCGCTCCTGGTTTTCAGCGGCAAGGGCGGCGTCGGCAAGACGACAGTCGCCGTCAACCTGGCGCTGGGCCTCGCTCTGGAAGGAAAACGCGTGGGACTGCTGGATGTGGATATTCACGGCCCGAATGCGGCCCACATGCTCGGCGCCGACGGGCTGGCAGTCACAGTCACTAACGGACGTCTGGTCCCGCCAACCGGCGCAGGCGGTGTCAAAGTCATGTCGATGGCCTACCTCCTTCCTGACACCGATGCGCCGGTTGTCTGGCGCGGCCCGGTCAAAGGCAACGCCATCAGGCAGTTCATCCGAGAGATCGACTGGGGCGAGCTTGACTGGCTCGTGGTCGACTCACCGCCGGGCACGGGCGACGAGCCGCTGTCGGTGGCCCAGCTCCTGCCGGGTACCTACGGTATCATCGTGACCACGCCTCAGGCAGTGGCCCTGATGGATGCCCGCAAGGCCGTGGCTTTTGCCCGTCTGCTCAAGGTTCGCCTGCTCGGGATTATCGAGAACATGAGCGGCCTTGTCTGTCCGCATTGCGGTAAGGAGATTGAGTTGTTCCCGGTCGGCGCGGCCGAGAAGCTCGCCCGCGAACTGCTGGTACCGTTTCTCGGTCGCATCCCGCTCGACCCGCGCATGGTGACCGGCGGCGATACCGGTCGCCCGATCCTGTCTGAGGATGACAAGTCCGAACCGGCGCGAGCATTCCGTGCCGTCGTCGGTCGCATCCTCGCAGCCGCCGACAAGCCCGGTGTCGCCTGA